A genomic window from Flavobacterium azooxidireducens includes:
- a CDS encoding nuclear transport factor 2 family protein, with the protein MKTYFITLVAVFGFFSNSDTEQEKIEIDSVINQWHKAAAEANFDNYFGLMTDDAVFIGTDASENWNRKDFEAYSKPHFDKGRAWTFHKLERTIYVDKNNKIAWFDELLDTSFKICRGSGVLEKVNGKWKIKHYVLSMTIPNETSKEVIAIKDSIETNYIQKLKSKK; encoded by the coding sequence ATGAAAACATATTTTATCACTTTGGTAGCCGTTTTTGGTTTTTTTTCTAATTCAGATACAGAACAAGAAAAAATAGAAATTGATTCCGTTATTAATCAATGGCATAAGGCTGCCGCCGAAGCTAATTTTGATAATTATTTTGGTTTAATGACCGATGACGCTGTTTTTATCGGAACCGATGCATCCGAAAATTGGAATAGAAAAGATTTTGAAGCCTATTCAAAACCACATTTTGACAAAGGCAGAGCATGGACTTTCCATAAATTAGAAAGAACTATTTATGTTGATAAAAACAATAAAATAGCTTGGTTTGATGAACTACTCGACACTTCATTCAAAATCTGCAGAGGCTCAGGCGTTTTAGAAAAAGTGAACGGAAAATGGAAAATTAAACATTACGTTCTCTCCATGACCATTCCAAATGAAACTTCAAAAGAAGTAATTGCTATTAAAGATTCCATCGAAACCAACTACATTCAAAAATTAAAATCAAAAAAATAA
- a CDS encoding L-threonine 3-dehydrogenase → MSTKILIIGACGQIGTELTQQLRKLYGTDNVIASDIRKLNNDVVNDGIFEVLNALDFNQIEHIIEKYHVEEVYLMAALLSATAEKNPAFAWDLNMNSLFHVLNLAKAGKIKKIFWPSSIAVFGPTTPRENTPQFTIMEPTTVYGISKQSGERWCEYYHNIFGVDVRSVRYPGLISWSTPPGGGTTDYAVDIYHKALSDGKFECFLSEETRLPMMYMDDAIRATIEIMQAPSEKIKIRSSYNLSGVSFTPKEIAEEIKKHIPDFTISYQPDFRQKIADSWPGSIDDSSARTDWGWKHNFDMDLMTVEMLENLQK, encoded by the coding sequence ATGAGCACAAAAATTCTAATCATAGGAGCGTGCGGTCAAATTGGAACCGAATTAACGCAACAATTACGAAAACTTTACGGAACTGATAATGTGATTGCTTCCGACATCAGAAAGTTAAATAATGATGTAGTGAATGATGGAATTTTTGAGGTTTTGAATGCATTAGATTTTAATCAAATTGAGCATATTATTGAAAAATATCATGTAGAAGAAGTTTATTTGATGGCGGCTTTATTATCGGCTACAGCCGAAAAAAATCCAGCTTTTGCATGGGATTTGAACATGAATTCACTTTTTCACGTATTGAATTTAGCGAAAGCCGGAAAAATTAAAAAGATATTTTGGCCTTCCAGTATTGCTGTTTTTGGACCTACAACACCAAGAGAAAATACGCCGCAGTTTACGATTATGGAACCAACGACGGTTTACGGAATTTCGAAACAATCGGGAGAAAGATGGTGTGAATATTACCACAACATTTTTGGCGTAGATGTTCGAAGTGTTCGTTATCCGGGATTAATTAGCTGGTCAACACCACCGGGCGGAGGAACGACCGATTATGCTGTAGATATTTATCATAAAGCATTAAGCGATGGAAAATTTGAATGCTTTTTATCGGAAGAAACGCGTTTGCCGATGATGTATATGGATGATGCAATACGTGCAACGATAGAAATTATGCAAGCTCCGTCAGAAAAAATAAAAATTCGTTCGTCTTATAATTTGTCAGGAGTAAGTTTTACACCGAAAGAAATTGCGGAAGAAATTAAAAAACATATTCCTGATTTTACAATTTCATATCAACCCGATTTCCGTCAGAAGATTGCAGACAGTTGGCCGGGTTCAATTGATGATTCTTCCGCACGAACTGATTGGGGCTGGAAACACAATTTTGATATGGATTTGATGACTGTTGAAATGTTGGAAAACCTTCAAAAATAA
- a CDS encoding RNA polymerase sigma factor: MNLELLIHECKSNNTKAQEQLFRLLSPKLFSVCIKYSKNYAEAQDNLQDGFLIIFDKINQFDNKGSFEGWAKRVMINNILQKYRTQGIFEIVSENYPDVVDVEVEEETISMEFLTKIIQELPDKYRLVFNLYVLDNYSHKEISTMLKISEGTSKSNLSRARAILKEKIENKASNEMNEAK; this comes from the coding sequence GTGAATCTAGAATTACTCATACATGAATGCAAAAGCAACAATACTAAAGCACAAGAACAATTATTTAGATTATTATCTCCTAAATTGTTTAGTGTTTGCATTAAGTATTCGAAGAATTATGCCGAAGCTCAAGATAATTTACAAGATGGATTTTTAATAATTTTTGATAAAATAAATCAATTTGACAATAAAGGATCTTTTGAAGGATGGGCTAAAAGAGTGATGATTAACAACATCCTTCAAAAGTACAGAACACAAGGTATTTTTGAAATTGTATCAGAAAATTATCCCGATGTGGTTGATGTAGAAGTGGAAGAAGAAACCATATCAATGGAGTTTTTGACAAAAATAATTCAGGAATTACCGGACAAATATCGCTTAGTATTTAATTTGTATGTTTTAGACAATTATTCGCACAAAGAAATTTCAACGATGCTTAAAATTTCCGAAGGAACATCAAAATCAAATCTGTCTAGAGCACGAGCGATATTAAAAGAAAAAATAGAAAACAAGGCGTCGAATGAAATGAATGAAGCCAAATGA
- a CDS encoding globin family protein, protein MKHLSKLSLFAFLLISGFTFVSCSDDDDATPPAELTLYQKLGGTAKVSDPNNPGQMIEQGRLSYRSVVDSTITLIVADIVADSQGNLGAHFAPVVGEVLGGNTTNVAVLSKNLTDFFSANTGGGATNTYSGLGMVAAHDPAQNPRMGVKANNADYDKFIGYVGAAAGLNGVTDPALIGDVVAVLESLRAPIVQE, encoded by the coding sequence ATGAAACATTTATCAAAATTATCCCTTTTTGCTTTCCTGCTTATTTCAGGATTTACGTTCGTTTCTTGTAGTGACGACGACGATGCAACACCGCCGGCAGAATTGACCCTTTATCAAAAATTAGGCGGAACTGCCAAAGTTTCTGACCCAAACAATCCCGGTCAAATGATTGAACAAGGAAGATTGTCTTATCGTTCTGTAGTTGACAGCACAATTACACTGATTGTAGCCGATATTGTAGCCGATTCTCAAGGAAATTTAGGAGCTCATTTTGCTCCTGTAGTTGGTGAAGTTTTAGGCGGAAACACAACCAATGTTGCCGTGTTAAGTAAAAACTTAACCGATTTCTTTTCAGCTAATACCGGTGGTGGTGCAACAAACACCTACTCTGGCCTAGGAATGGTTGCGGCTCATGACCCTGCTCAAAACCCAAGAATGGGTGTTAAAGCAAACAATGCTGACTATGATAAATTTATTGGCTACGTAGGAGCTGCAGCCGGTTTAAACGGAGTAACAGACCCAGCTTTAATTGGTGATGTTGTTGCTGTTTTAGAATCGCTTAGAGCACCTATTGTACAAGAATAA
- the recA gene encoding recombinase RecA gives MSSEKEAKLKALQLTLDKLDKTYGKGTVMKMGDKAVEEVESISSGSLGLDLALGVNGYPKGRIIEIYGPESSGKTTLTLHAIAEAQKAGGIAAFIDAEHAFDRNYAEKLGVDIENLIISQPDNGEQALEIAENLIRSGAIDIVVIDSVAALTPKSEIEGEMGDSKMGLHARLMSQALRKLTATISKTHCTVFFINQLREKIGVMFGNPETTTGGNALKFYASIRLDIRRSSQIKDGENVIGNRTKVKVVKNKVAPPFRTAEFDIMYGEGVSKTGEILDLAVEFEIIKKAGSWFSYGETKLGQGRDAVKSLIKDNPELADELEVKIKDKIKEAE, from the coding sequence ATGAGTTCAGAAAAAGAAGCCAAATTAAAAGCCTTGCAACTAACACTTGATAAGCTAGATAAAACCTACGGTAAAGGCACGGTGATGAAAATGGGTGACAAAGCGGTAGAAGAAGTAGAAAGTATTTCATCCGGTTCACTTGGTCTAGATTTAGCACTTGGCGTAAACGGATATCCAAAAGGAAGAATTATAGAAATATATGGTCCGGAATCTTCAGGAAAAACTACTTTAACGCTTCACGCTATTGCTGAAGCTCAAAAAGCAGGTGGAATTGCTGCATTTATTGATGCTGAGCATGCTTTTGACAGAAATTATGCAGAAAAATTAGGTGTTGATATTGAAAATTTAATCATTTCGCAACCGGATAATGGTGAACAAGCCTTAGAAATTGCTGAAAACTTAATTCGTTCGGGAGCAATTGATATTGTTGTAATTGACTCGGTTGCAGCCTTAACTCCTAAAAGTGAAATTGAAGGCGAAATGGGTGATTCCAAAATGGGATTACATGCTCGTTTGATGTCGCAAGCATTAAGAAAACTTACTGCTACGATTAGTAAAACACATTGTACCGTTTTCTTTATCAATCAATTACGTGAAAAAATTGGTGTAATGTTCGGAAATCCTGAAACGACTACTGGTGGAAATGCGTTAAAATTCTATGCTTCCATTCGTTTAGACATCAGAAGATCATCACAAATTAAAGACGGTGAAAATGTAATTGGAAACAGAACCAAAGTAAAAGTTGTTAAAAATAAAGTAGCTCCACCTTTCAGAACAGCCGAATTTGACATTATGTATGGAGAAGGAGTTTCAAAAACAGGAGAAATTTTAGACTTAGCCGTTGAATTTGAAATTATCAAAAAAGCAGGCTCATGGTTTAGTTATGGCGAAACAAAATTAGGTCAAGGTCGAGATGCAGTGAAATCTTTGATTAAAGACAATCCTGAATTAGCCGATGAACTTGAGGTAAAAATTAAAGACAAAATAAAAGAAGCTGAATAA